TACGGAGTTGTTATAAAAAGAAGTATGGTCATAGACGTATTCTTAACGAAAAGTCGTACACTGTACGGCTTTTTTTGTATACGAAAAGAGGAGAATGTAACGTATGAAAAAAAGTTTGCCTTCATATCAGACAACACATCCCTATTGGAAACAGTATCAGGGCTTTTTCCCGGAAGAAGTGAGGTTAGGGGAGCATACAGCTCCTGAGGAAGAATGGTGGGAGTCAAATGGGGTTCATATGCATATCGATCGTTTACCTGCGCCGGAGTCTTCAATCAAAATTCTGTTCATTCATGGTGCGGGAGGCAATGGCAGGTTGCTCGCTCCGTATGCCCGCATGTTACAGCGACATGGATACGAGGTGGTATCGCCAGACCTTCCACCGTATGGGTTAAGTTATGCAATGTCTGGTACACGTATCAACTATGAACTATGGATAGAGCTGCTTGTTTCACTCATCGAACGGGAATACAAGAATGACGGTAAGCCAATCGTTGTATTGGGAAGTAGCATCGGAGGTATGCTGGCCTATCACACCAGTGCACGCAGCAAGCGTGTTAAGGGTCTGATCGCAACTACATTTGTAGATACGAGTAATCCGGAAATGCGTGACCAGCTTGCACCGAATCGTCTGGTGAGCCGGGTGGGAAAACGGATGATGGATCTGTTCCCAGGTCTGCTGGATCATGTACGTATTTCGGTCAAACAGGTATCCCGAATGCAACTGATTACTAATAACAAGGATTTAACCCGACTTATTATGAATGATCCACAAGCGGCAGCTACACGTATTCCGTTGGAATTATTAAGAACATTCCTTAATAAAAAACCGGAGGTAAGCCCGGAACAGTTCAACCAGTGTCCGGTCCTGTTGGTTCACCCTGAACTGGACCCCATGACACCGATCAGGTTCAGCCAATCTTTTTTTGATCGTCTGGTGGTGGACAAGGAATGTGTGATCTTGGAAGGGGCAGGTCATTTTCCTATAGAGCAGCCAGGACTGAACCAGTTGGAGGTAGCGGTACTACGATTTTTACAACAAATTCAATGATGACCACAGGCTACTACACTGCTTCGCATAAGATAGTTTACATATCCTACGTACATAAAACACCTCCCATTAAGGGAGGTGTATTTGAATGTTTTCGATATGAATTGCATTACCGCCAACCTGAATCTGTGTAATTTCATTAGAGCTGCCCAGCGTTAATCTGGCTCGGATCTCGGAGGGGCGGTTCATGGTATACCCTTGTCTGATCGTGTACGTGTGAAGATGAGGATCTGTAAGCTGGTTGTACTGGAATAAATAACAGAGCATTGCACCATTGGATGTGCCAGTTGCGCTCTCTTCCGGTATATCATAAAGCGGTGCAAAATTACGGCATTCTGCCAGAACGTCCATATCATCTGATTCGAGTGTAAACACGTGATAACCTATGGCATGATGAGCCTTGCTTATTTCAGTGATACGCTGGAAGTCAGGGTCGATTTTGGTCAGAACATCAACATCCCTAACAGCTATCAGGATATCGGGTAGCCCGGTAGACACAATCTGTACAGGTAGCTCGGAATGCAAATCCTCCATAGAAATACGTAACGAATCGGCAATCTGCTGTCGATCCACGATCTCCCCATACTCCGGCAACGTCTGAGACAGATAGACTTCTCCATTGACTTCGATATCAACTTTAAGAATTCCGGCCAGTGTCTCCAGTGTATATGTACCAACATTAACAAGCTGCTGTGTCTTCATTAGATAAAATAATGCAATTGTGGCATGTCCACATAGATCGACTTCATCACTTGGGGTGAAATAACGCACTTTGAAATCAGCCTGATCCGATGGCATAACAAATGCAGTCTCTGAAAAACCGACTT
The nucleotide sequence above comes from Paenibacillus sp. W2I17. Encoded proteins:
- a CDS encoding alpha/beta hydrolase, which produces MKKSLPSYQTTHPYWKQYQGFFPEEVRLGEHTAPEEEWWESNGVHMHIDRLPAPESSIKILFIHGAGGNGRLLAPYARMLQRHGYEVVSPDLPPYGLSYAMSGTRINYELWIELLVSLIEREYKNDGKPIVVLGSSIGGMLAYHTSARSKRVKGLIATTFVDTSNPEMRDQLAPNRLVSRVGKRMMDLFPGLLDHVRISVKQVSRMQLITNNKDLTRLIMNDPQAAATRIPLELLRTFLNKKPEVSPEQFNQCPVLLVHPELDPMTPIRFSQSFFDRLVVDKECVILEGAGHFPIEQPGLNQLEVAVLRFLQQIQ
- a CDS encoding PhzF family phenazine biosynthesis protein encodes the protein MEVEVSTLHAFSDKAHGGNPAGVVLQAAYLSETQMQEIARQVGFSETAFVMPSDQADFKVRYFTPSDEVDLCGHATIALFYLMKTQQLVNVGTYTLETLAGILKVDIEVNGEVYLSQTLPEYGEIVDRQQIADSLRISMEDLHSELPVQIVSTGLPDILIAVRDVDVLTKIDPDFQRITEISKAHHAIGYHVFTLESDDMDVLAECRNFAPLYDIPEESATGTSNGAMLCYLFQYNQLTDPHLHTYTIRQGYTMNRPSEIRARLTLGSSNEITQIQVGGNAIHIENIQIHLP